In the Phaseolus vulgaris cultivar G19833 chromosome 7, P. vulgaris v2.0, whole genome shotgun sequence genome, one interval contains:
- the LOC137829493 gene encoding pentatricopeptide repeat-containing protein At3g53700, chloroplastic yields MALSSLHSYPLPYTLITQRHTTPFSFSFSFSITPTFRFSSALSSSTSATHHPLPHDFSPSQLLDLLRRQPDESSALRLFQWASAQPNYSAHPSIFHELLGQLGRVGSVDSMLSLLHQMQSSACPVDESTFLIFLETYANFELHSEINAVVQRMERDFGLRPHTRFYNVALNLLVKANKLKLVETLHSKMVADSVAPDVSTFNILIRALCKAHQLRPAILMLEDMPNHGLRPDEKTFTTLMQGFIEEGDVDGALRIKELMVESGCTLTTVSVNVLVNGLCREGRIEEALRFIYDEEGFSPDQVTFNALVSGLCRTGHIKQGLEMMDFMLEKGFDLDVYTYNSLISGLCKLGEIEEAVEILNHMVSRDCSPNTVTFNTLISTLCKENHVEAATELARVLTSKGFLPDVCTFNSLIQGLCLTSNREIAMELFEEMKDKGCEPDEFTYSILIDSLCSDKRLKQALRLLKEMEKCGCARNVVVYNTLIDGLCKSNRIEEAEDIFDQMEMLGVSRSSVTYNTLINGLCMSKRVEEASHLMDHMIMEGLKPDKFTYTSMLKYFCHQGDIKKAADIVQNMTLNGCEPDIVTYGTLILGLCKAGRVEIAHKLLRSVQMKGMVLTPHAYNPVIQALCRRKRTNEAMRLFREMMEKGDPPDAVSYKILFRGLCNGGGPIQEAVDFTVEMLENGVLPEFPSFGFLAEGLCSLSMEGTLVELINMVMEKGRFSPSETSIVKGFLKIQKFNDALANLGAILDRKRPRRF; encoded by the coding sequence ATGGCACTATCCTCTCTCCACTCCTACCCCCTTCCTTATACCTTAATAACCCAGCGCCACACAACACCTTTctccttctctttctctttctctatcACTCCCACCTTCAGATTCTCCTCCGCTCTCTCATCTTCAACTTCCGCAACTCACCACCCTCTCCCCCACGACTTCTCCCCCTCCCAACTTCTCGACCTCCTCCGCCGCCAGCCTGACGAGTCCTCCGCGCTCCGCCTCTTCCAATGGGCCTCGGCCCAGCCCAATTACTCCGCCCACCCCTCAATCTTCCACGAGCTCCTGGGCCAACTCGGCCGAGTCGGCTCAGTCGACTCAATGCTATCCCTCCTCCACCAGATGCAGTCCTCCGCCTGCCCCGTCGACGAGTCCACCTTCCTCATCTTCCTCGAAACCTACGCCAACTTCGAACTCCACTCCGAAATCAACGCCGTCGTCCAGCGCATGGAACGCGACTTCGGCCTTAGACCCCACACGCGCTTCTACAACGTCGCCCTCAACCTCCTCGTCAAAGCGAACAAGCTCAAGCTCGTCGAAACGCTGCATTCCAAGATGGTGGCTGACAGCGTCGCTCCTGACGTTTCCACCTTCAATATTTTGATTCGGGCCCTTTGCAAGGCCCACCAGCTGCGTCCCGCCATTCTCATGCTTGAGGACATGCCCAACCATGGGCTCAGGCCCGACGAGAAAACGTTCACCACGCTCATGCAGGGATTTATCGAAGAGGGTGACGTGGACGGCGCGTTGAGGATTAAGGAACTGATGGTGGAGTCTGGGTGCACGCTAACGACTGTTTCCGTGAATGTTTTGGTGAATGGGCTTTGCAGAGAGGGTAGAATTGAGGAAGCTTTGAGATTTATCTATGATGAAGAAGGGTTTTCTCCTGACCAGGTTACCTTCAATGCTTTGGTGAGTGGGTTGTGTAGGACCGGTCATATCAAACAGGGTTTGGAGATGATGGATTTTATGCTTGAGAAAGGGTTTGATTTGGATGTTTATACTTATAACTCTTTGATCTCTGGGTTGTGTAAGTTGGGTGAGATTGAAGAGGCTGTTGAAATTCTCAACCATATGGTTTCGAGGGATTGTTCACCGAATACTGTGACTTTTAACACGCTGATTAGTACTTTGTGTAAGGAGAATCATGTTGAAGCGGCGACCGAGCTTGCCCGTGTTCTTACTAGCAAGGGGTTTTTGCCTGATGTTTGTACGTTCAATAGTTTGATACAGGGTTTGTGTTTGACGAGTAACCGGGAGATTGCGATGGAGTTGTTTGAGGAGATGAAGGACAAAGGGTGTGAGCCGGATGAGTTTACGTATAGTATATTGATTGATAGTCTGTGTTCTGACAAGAGACTTAAGCAAGCGTTGAGGCTGCTGAAAGAGATGGAGAAATGTGGTTGTGCTAGGAATGTGGTGGTGTATAATACTTTGATTGATGGTTTGTGTAAGAGCAATAGGATTGAGGAGGCAGAGGATATTTTTGATCAGATGGAGATGTTGGGGGTATCGAGAAGTTCTGTGACGTATAACACCCTCATTAATGGCCTGTGTATGAGCAAGAGAGTGGAAGAAGCTTCTCACCTTATGGATCACATGATAATGGAAGGGTTAAAGCCGGATAAATTCACTTATACTTCAATGCTTAAGTACTTCTGCCATCAGGGGGATATAAAGAAGGCAGCTGATATTGTGCAGAATATGACTTTGAATGGGTGTGAACCGGATATTGTAACCTATGGGACCCTTATTTTGGGGCTGTGTAAGGCAGGGAGAGTAGAGATTGCACATAAGCTCCTTAGATCTGTTCAGATGAAAGGCATGGTCTTGACTCCACATGCTTATAACCCTGTGATTCAAGCACTCTGCAGAAGGAAGAGAACAAACGAAGCCATGAGGCTTTTCAGAGAAATGATGGAAAAAGGTGATCCTCCGGATGCTGTATCATACAAGATTCTTTTCCGTGGCCTCTGTAATGGCGGAGGGCCCATACAAGAGGCTGTGGATTTTACGGTTGAAATGTTGGAGAACGGAGTATTACCAGAGTTCCCGTCATTTGGTTTCTTGGCCGAAGGTCTATGCTCTTTATCAATGGAGGGCACCCTTGTTGAACTCATCAATATGGTGATGGAAAAAGGAAGATTCTCACCATCCGAAACATCTATTGTCAAAGGCTTCCTCAAAATTCAGAAATTTAATGATGCATTAGCCAATCTTGGTGCTATTTTGGATAGGAAAAGGCCCAGAAGATTTTGA